The nucleotide window CGCTCCCAATCAAGTTTGGTGTCCTGGTCCTTTGCAAAAAGCGCTTTAACGTTTAACCCTTCCTGAACATAAAGCTCCTGCAAGGTCATTTTTTCAATCAGCTCTAGGCATCGATACCGTTGGCAAAAAGCTTTCAAATCTCCAAGATCCGGGCTTTCTTTAATAACTTCATAAGCTAAAACAAGAATCGAGGGGTTTAATTTCTCAAAAGGGATTTCTTCCAGCGATTTCCCTTGGCCAAGCCATGCTCTGATGACAGCTTTTTTATCTTCGTCCTTACTTAAACCATTCCAAAAAGAAATACTTTTAATAGAGGATTGAGCCCCGGTGGTATTACTATTAATCTGGTCTAAGAACTCTTCTGCTTTATTCACATTTTTTGGAGTCTGGGAAGAGGAAGACAAAGAGAAATTAAAAACTAAGGCTGCGGCAGAAATTGCGCTTGAAAATGAGCCTATAATTATTAAAGCTTGTAGGGATAAATAAACTCCGGCTGCTAAAAGAGCTGTGCTTAAGACTACAAAAATAGCTAAAGCCAATTTATTAACTCTTGCGGGAGGAGTATTTGGAAAGGAAGCAGCTCCCTTTGGTAAAGAAGAATTATCGACAGGAGCTTGTAGGTTTGAAAGAGGGGCTTGAACTTGCATAAAACATTAAACCTTATAAAATTAAGGCAATACTTTAAGTTTATCTCTTATTCTTGTCAAATTTAGATGTTTAGCTGTCTTAAAAACAGGGCGATTAAAGCCGGGAGCCCTTGAATTAAAAGAATGGATTTTTCTTTGGTTGTGATTGAGCCATAAATTCCGGCGATACTTACACACCCTAAAAGAAAAATTTGCACTTGCCGCTTAGACGTCGGGTCTTCTAAAAATAAACTCCCTAAAAGGCCAAAAGCTAAAAAACCGTTATATAGACCTTGATTTTTCGCTAAAACAGCTGTGATGGCTGCTTTTTCCTCACTCATTTTAAAGGTTTTTCGCCCATATGCGGTTTTCCAGAGGAACATTTCGAGACCCATAATGTAAAGGTGAAGAACCCCAATGATTCCTATTAAAACTTGAGTAATTACGCTCATAAATCAGCCAGAAACTCCAATATTTTTGGATTTTTTAGAAATAATTTTAGATTATTTTAACAAAATATCCAAATTAATTGGAGTTTTTGGTAAATTTATATAAAGGCCCTCAAAAGGAAAAAATATGACTTACCCGCTTCAATCCTTTGAAACCGCTTATATCTCGGCTCAAAACCTTATGCCGCTTCTTAAAGACTATACAAATCCAAGAGATTATATTTTTCGTTTAGTCAAAAGCGGA belongs to Criblamydia sequanensis CRIB-18 and includes:
- a CDS encoding DUF1304 domain-containing protein, with protein sequence MSVITQVLIGIIGVLHLYIMGLEMFLWKTAYGRKTFKMSEEKAAITAVLAKNQGLYNGFLAFGLLGSLFLEDPTSKRQVQIFLLGCVSIAGIYGSITTKEKSILLIQGLPALIALFLRQLNI